The DNA sequence AGAGGTCCGGGTGGCAGACCGGATCATGCACGGTAAGACCAGTTTGGTTGTTCATGATCAACAGGGGATGTTTGAGAATGTTCCCAGCCCCTTTGAGGTCTGCCGTTATCATTCCCTGGTAGTGGAGCCGGGACAGGGTCTGGGATTCAAGGTTGGTGCCAGGACCAGGGAGAATGAGGTCATGGCCCTGGAATATCTGGACCGTCCCTGGATGGGGGTTCAGTTTCACCCCGAGTCCATTCTGACTCCTTTAGGCCCGAAGATAGTGGAAAATTTTATGAGAATAGCCGGTGTTAAGACCCGACAGCTGTACCAGGAGGCCAGCCATGAATATTCAGAAAGCGCTTAATAAGATCTGCGAAAAACAGCACCTTGACTATGAAGAAGGTCTGGACCTGTTCCGGGCCATGTTTGAGGGTCATCTGTCCCAGGCTCAAAGCGGAGCTCTGCTGATGGGGCTCAGGCTCAAGGGCGAAACCGGGGATGAGCTGGGCGCTGCAGTTCAGGTGGCTTTGGAGCGGGCCAGGCTGGTTCAGGGAGTAAAGGGGGTGCGTATTGATACCTGCGGAACCGGGGGGGACGGCAGGAGCAGCTTTAACTGCTCCACTGCAGTAGCCTTTTTCCTGGCTGATATGGGAATCAAGGTGGTCAAGCATGGCAACCGGGCAGTATCCAGCTCATGCGGCAGCGCAGATGTGGTGGAGGCCCTGGGCCTTCCCCTGCTTGATGATCCAGCCAAGGTGGAGCAGGAACTGTCCAGGACAAATTTTGCTTTTTTGTTTGCGCCCCATTTTCATCCCAGCTTTGCCGGTATTGCACCCTTAAGAAAGGAGCTGGGTATAAGAAGCATCTTCAACCTTATGGGGCCCCTGCTTAATCCGGCCAGACCCACCCATCAGATCCTGGGGGTTCCCTTGGAATCTTTCATGCCCATCATGGCTGAGGTCCTTAAGAAAAACAATGTTCAGTCAGCAGCTGTGGTCCATGGGGCTGAGGGATTTGATGAACTCACCCCGTGCGGGCTGAACAGGGTGATATTTATCCGGGATAAAGGCCTAAAAGGGGAGACAATTGATCCTGAGGCCCTGGGCTTCAGGCTGTGCCGCCCCCGAGATATGGTCTGCAAAGACAGGGAGGAAGCCCTTGTCCGGCAAAAGGAGATCTTAAGGGGAACAGGTCCTGGGGCCATGCAGGATATGGTGGCCCTGAACCTGGGTCTGGCCATTCATCTTCTTGATTCTAAAGTGAGCATGCCGGAGTGTATGGATCAGGCCAGGGTCCTGGTCAGGGCCGGACTCAAAAACCTCAGGGTCTGCTGACATGAAAAATCAAATGCTGAACAAATTCATGGCTGCCAAAGAGACAGAAATCAAGTTTTTGGAGAAACTCAAGATCCGGAACGGGCTGCCTGATATCTTCAAGGGTGAGCGGCCTGATCTGATCAAGGAGCTTAAAAAGTCGGGGCCGGTCATAATCGCAGAATATAAAAAGGCTTCTCCTTCCAGAGGGGTGATCAACTCAAAGATATCAGCCAGAGATGCCGCAGCCATGTTTTTCCAAAACCAGGCCGGTGCTGTTTCAGTCCTGACCGAGGAAAAATATTTTCAGGGCAGTCTGGACTATATTGACCCCTTTGTCAGGACCGGTCTGCCGGTGCTGCGTAAGGACTTTATCTTCCACCCTCTGCAGATAAGGCAAACTGCGGCTACCAGGGCTTCGGCCCTGCTGCTCATTGTCCGGGTGATCCAAAGTCCTTTGGAGTTGAAGGCCCTGACAGAACTCAGTCTTGAGCTGGGTCTGGAGCCGGTGGTGGAGGTCTTTAACAGGAAGGAACTGGATCTGGCAGTGGAAGCCGGAGCCAGAGTCATCCTGGTCAACAACCGGGATCTGGACAGGCTGGAGGTGGATCTGAACGTATCCAGAAATCTTGTCCAGGATAAGTCACCCGACCAGGCCTGGATCTGTGCCAGTGGGCTGGAGCATAAAGACCAGATCGCCGAGTTTGCAGGCCTGGGCTTTGACGCGTTTCTCATCGGCACCAGTATCATGGCAGCGGATGATCCTGGTGCAAAACTTAGGGATCTGACCTCATGACCGGGCTGCTGATCAAGGTCTGCGGCCTGACCCGGGCTGATGACCTTGAGTTCTGCCAGAACACGGGAGTTGACCTGACAGGGTTTATTTTTCATGGTCCCAGCCCCAGGTTTATGGAACCGGAGCAGGTCGGTTTAATGGAAAAGAAAAATGAACTAAGGGTGGGAGTTTTTGTTGACCAGGGAGTGGATGAGATCTTGAAAACCATTGACCTGGCCCGGCTGGATCTGGTCCAGCTCCATGGAAACCAGGACATTAATTTTTGCCGGGCCATCGGGCCTGACCGGGTCATCAGGACCTTCTGGCCGGAGGGCTTTACAGATCTTCAGGATTTCCAGGAAGAGCTTGAAGGTTTCAGCCAGGCATGCAGGTATTTTCTTTTTGATGCCGGCAGGAGCCTGGGCGGGCATGGCCGGTCCATATCCTGCCCATGGCTGGAAAGGGTCACAAGCCCCAGGCTGTATTTTCTGGCCGGAGGCCTGGGGCCGGACAATGTCGGGAATGTACTGGAGCTTGGCCTGACCGGACTAGATCTTAACTCCGGGGTTGAGTCCAGTCCGGGAATAAAGGACCCGGAAAAAATCAGGCAGGTATTGAAACTGGTCAGGTAAAAAAATGACTGCATGGTAAGCTGCTACCACCTGTTTCAAACCAGTATTTTTGTTTAAAAGTAACTTTTGGTAATCACGGCCTGGCCTGTGGAAAAAATAACAGTGTTGAACAGTTTTTTGCTTGAGACAACCTAACAGGAGATAAAGATGAGAAAAGGATATTTCGGTAATTTCGGAGGACAGTTTGTGCCGGAGCTTCTGGTGCCGCCCCTGGCCGAACTGGAAAGGGCCATGCAGGATATCATGGACCAGCAGGAGTTTAAAAAGGACCTGGAGCAGGTCTTTGCCGAGTTTGTGGGGCGGCCGACGCCTATCTCCAGGTGCGCCAACCTGTCCCGGGACCTGGGCTTTGATCTGTGGCTCAAAAGAGAAGATCTGGCCCATACCGGGGCTCATAAGATCAATAATACCGTGGGCCAGGCTCTGCTGGCCAGGCACATGGGCAAGGCCTGTCTGCTGGCTGAAACCGGGGCCGGGCAGCATGGCGTAGCCACAGCTACTGCAGCAGCCGCCCTGGGGCTGAAGTGCATCGTATTCATGGGTGCGGTGGATGTTAAACGCCAGAGCCACAATGTCCGGCGCATGGAACTTCTGGGAGCCAGGGTAGAGGCGGTGGAGAGCGGGACCAGGACCCTTAAGGACGCCATTAACGCAGCCCTGAGGTACTGGATTGCCCATCAGCAGGACACCCACTACTGCCTTGGTTCCGCTGTGGGGCCCCATCCTTTCCCTTTGCTGGTCAGGAAGCTGCAGTCCGTTATTGGTGAAGAGGCCAGAGAGCAATTCACCCGGCAGACCGGAAAACTGCCGGACATTGTTGTGGCTTGCGTGGGCGGCGGGTCCAACGCCATAGGGGTTTTTCATCCTTTTACCGGGGACAAGGGAGTACGCCTGGTAGGAGTGGAGGCTGGAGGCCAGGGCACTCCAGATTGTCACCACTCAGCTACCCTGTCCAAGGGAAGCTACGGCGTACTGCACGGGACCCATACTTATCTGCTCCAGACCAGTGACGGCCAGATCATGCCCTCCCATTCGGTTGCGCCGGGCCTGGATTACCCCGGGGTCGGTCCTGAACACGCCTATTTAAAAGACAGTGGCCGGGCCGAATACCAAGTGATTTACGATGATCAGGCCCTGGAGGCATTTTACCTGCTGTGCCGCAGAGAAGGCATTATTCCGGCCCTGGAAAGCTCCCATGCCCTGGCCTGGGTGCTGGTCAATAAAGACGGGATCAAGCCTGGGAGCGTAGTCCTGGTCAACCTGTCCGGCCGCGGGGACAAGGACCTGGATATTGTCCGGGAAGTTGAGAGTCAGAAACATTAGGTCCTGCCCAAACAGATACAGCAGAAAAGCTGCCAGGGCTCTTCTGGCAAGATCAGGCCAGACCAAGGTTTCTGAAGGAGTTTCAGAGAATCATTCCGGCCCCTGACCATTAACCTGGAAAGATTATCCCTGGACTGTCTATCTGCCTTGAGCATGGAATATTGGATGTTGGGACAGCAAAAAACAGCATGAAAGGAGTGAAAATGAAAACCGACAATATACTGACCTTGAAGATTCAGCAGGCCCTAAACCAGGGCCGGAGCGCTCTGATTCCCTTTGTGCCGGCAGGATTTCCTGACAAGGATACCTTCCGGGAGACTATCATGGAACTGGACAGATCTGGAGCGGACATCATCGAGATCGGGGTCCCTTTTTCTGATCCTGTGGCTGACGGTCCTGTTGTGGAAAAAGCCTCCATCAGGTGCCTGGAGCAGGGTGTGAATCTGACCTGGATCATTGAAAAGCTGAAGTCATACCGGACAAGGATAAAGGCCGGCATTGTGCTCATGGGCTACTTTAATCCTTTTCTGCAGTACGGGCTGGAGAGGCTGGCCTCAGAAGCGGATCTGGCTGGAGTAAACGGGCTGATCATTCCGGACCTGATCTTTGAAGAGGCAGAGCCTTACCTGGATACATTTGAGCAAGGCAACCTGTCCCTGGTGCCTTTGGTGGGGTTGAATACGCCCAGGGAACGCATGCAGAAATATGCCGGACTGAATCCGGCCTTTGTTTATCTGGTCTCGGTTCTGGGAATTACCGGGACCAGGCTGGATGCTGATGGGCTGTTGAAGAACAAGCTGGCAGAGGTCAGGGAAGTGTTTGCCTGCCCTGCAGCCCTGGGCTTTGGTCTAAGTTCAAGGGAGCAGCTGAAGCCTCTGGCCGGCCAGGTGGACGCAGTAGTCTTTGGCAGCGCGTTGATAAGGCACCTGGAAGAGGGAAAAAAGGCCGGAGAATTTATGGCGGCCTGGGTTTAGCTCAGTCTTTCTCAGCCTCAGGCGGTCTTTTCCAGGGCAGATGGCCGTTGATTTCAATCTCCAGGGAAAAGCTGAGAAAAGTCCGGATCAAAACCAGAATACCCAGCACAGTCAGGTGGTGCAGTTCAAAGCCGTGGGTGGTGGTCATTATAATATCTCCGGCCACCAGGAGTTCAAGACCCAGGAGGATGGCCTTGCCCATACCCTTGCGGTATTTTCCGTAAAACCGGTTCATGTCCCTGTAAATCCAGGCCCTGTAAAGAAAAAGCCCGGTGGTGGCCACTACTCCAGCGCAGATGACGGTCACCCCAAGGATCTCCAGGGACATGGCAGCATAGTACATGCTGGTCTTGAACAGGCCGTCGCTCAGTTGGAACATTGATCAGCCCTCCCTGTCCGGCAAAGGTGTGGTCCGGACTTTTTCCCCGGAAAAACCGGATTTCAACCAGTCGAAATGATTAAGGGTATTTTGTGCAGGTCCCGGGATTCCTCTGCAGTGCTGCCCAGACTCCAATTGATGCTGCCGTGGTTCAGTCCCAGAAGTCTGGCAATGTCGTCCACCAGCCCGGACAGATTTATTAGGGGATGCCTGCCCAGGACATGGGGCAGGCCGTAGGTCATATTGCAGGCCAGACACTTGCCCGGCCTCTGAATTAGTCTGAAGCTAAAAAAAATGCGGTTGTCCCTGATGCCTTCAAAGCCCAGCCTGATGTCAAAGTGACTGTCCTCCTGGTCACCGTAAAAAGCCTCAAAGAAATCATTGCTTCGTTCAATGGGAAAAAGATCTTCCAGTGCCTCGGGGGTCAGAGTCTGAGCTATTTTGTCTTTATCCATCTGTACTTCCTTATTATTTTGCGGCCAGAAATCTCTTCGGCCATGATGAAACCAGAGTAATGCCAGCCTGGCAGCCTCAGAAGGTCAGCAGGTTAACCGGCAGATCTCTACAGGTCCTTGAGCAGGATATTTCCTGGTGATTTTTCAACCAGTTCCTGGAATCCATCCAGGGTTTCCGATATTTTTTCCCAGGCCTTGGTGTCAGCCACGGGAATGTCAGTGGTCCCGCTCTGGTCCATTTTCTTGAGGGCCAGGCCCAGAGTAATGGTGTTGATGTCCAGCCCGGGCTGGTACAATGGGTCTGCATCATGCTGACTGGAAATTTCCACCATGAGTCCGGCTGCCAGCAGTTCTCGGGTGACCTGATTCACCAGTCTGGGGGGAAGACCCAGACTTTGGCAAATTTCCTCCAGGGATGTGGCCTCCCCATGGTTCATAAATCTGGTTATGACCTGGTGCAGGACCAGCAGGGAAATCTTTTGCTTGTACCTCAAGCTTATTTTTTTGATTTCCGAGGCAAAAATATAGCGTTTTACGTTTTCATATGCAAATGAGAGTTCAGCTCCCAGAAGCACGATCATCCAGCTGAGCTGGAGCCAGATGAGAAACATGGGCAGGGCTGCAAAGCTTCCATAGACAGCGTTGTATTTGACCGCTCCCACCTGCAGGGAGATGTAGGCCCACTGCATGAGCTGAAAAAGGGTTCCGGAAATGATTCCGGCGGCAAGGGCCGGTTTCAGCCTGACTCTGGTGTTGGGCATGGCCATGAGCAAAAAAGTGAAAAGCATCCAGATCAACATGTAGGGCAGGACCCTGGGTGCCAGGTCAGCCACAAAAGACATGAAGCTCAGCCACCTGGATTCTGAAACGATTTGGCTGAGTTCCGTGGATATATACAGGGTCATGCTGCCGGACAGGACTACGACCACGGGTGCAATAAGCATGATGGACATGTACTCGGTGATTTTTTTTACCCAGCCCCGTCCCTGGTTCACCCCCCAGATGGCGTTGAATGAGTATTCGATATTGGTCAGGACTTTAAGGACGGACCATAGCAGAAATAAGAAGCCGATGCCCGCTATGAGGCCGCCCCTTGTTTCTTCCAGCAGGGAATAGGAAAACCCTATGACCTGTTCCAGTATTTCCTCATGTGAGCCCAGGTAATATTCGATCTGTCTGTTTAAGGCATCTTCCAGGCCAAAGCCTTTGGCAATTCCAAAGGCCATGGCCAGGACCGGAACAATGGACAAGAGGGTGTAATAGGTCAGGGCAGAGGCCCTGCGCATGCAGTCGTCCTTGGCAAATTCCCGGACAGCCACCAGGATCACCCGCAGATGGTGGACCAGAAAAGCCCTGAAGCCGGACAGATTGCTGATGTCTATGCGCCAGATGGTTGTCTGCAAAAATTCAATAATTTTTCTGAACATGACTTTATTCCCTGATTTCACGCCATGATGTCAGCAGAGGAAAAAACAGTCCCGCCCTGACCGGTCTGTGATCCATCACCTTCATGATCCGCATGTACTTCAAGATCTGGGGCCGGTATCTATCCATCTCCCGGTCCAGAAATTCATCCAGGCCTCCACCTTCGTGGATGCTGGTCTTGAAGTCAATGATCCATCGGACATCATCCTGATCGATAAAAGTACGGTCCAGGATTACTCTGGTATTTTGTCCGTCAATGAAGGCACTTATATCGTATTCAGATCGGGCATGGTTATGGCTGTCCAGTATCCACCGGCCCAGGGGGTGGGTGAGGGTGTTTTTCACAGCCTGCAATACCTTGCCTGATGCCAGCTCCAGGTCCTGATTGCTGACTCCCAGATCCAAAAGAAGCCTCTCAATAAAGGTCATTTGGGCTTCAATCCCTTTAAGGGGCCAGGCATCCAGTCCCTGTTCTGATATGATTCTCAGCAGGTTATGGACAGCAGTTCCTATGTGTCTGGCAGTATCCCCGGCCCAATGGTAGGTCACAGGCTCCTCAGGGTTGTCAAGGCGGACCGGCTGGGCATGAGGATATCCAAATCCCGGCACTTCCGGCATGACCCAGCTGGAAGCCAGTCTGGTCAGCCTGTTGTGTTTGGCAGGACTGTCTGTTCCGGGCAAAGCTTCCTCCCCGGTCCTGGATGGCAGTTCATTCTGAAACAGGTCCTGCAGACTGTCCCACATGGTCCACAGCATGGAGCTTTTTGGCGGGGTCCGAATGGCTGTTTTGGCCCGGGCAGAGCTCCCTGTTGCAACCGATCCCAGCAGGTGCAGTCTTTTTACTGCCCTGGTTGCGGCTACGTACATGAGGCGTCCGGTCTCGTTCTGGTCCCGGTCTTTTTTCAGGCCTTCGATGAATCTGTAGGTGGGGAGGTGCTCTCCACCCGGGGCAGCAATGGGAGCCAGAAAAAGTCTTGGCAGATCTCCATCATTCTGTCCGGCAACCTCCATGAACTGCAGGAGCAGCTTGCCCGAACTGCCAGTGGTCTTTTCCAGCCCCGGGATGATTACTGTATCAAATTCCAGACCTTTGGCCTTATGAATGGTCATGACTTTGAGCCGGTCCCCTGCCTGCGGATCAGGCAGGGAGTAAAGGCCCTGCAGGGAATTTTCAAGGGCAGACAGGTCTTCGATGGTATAATTTTCCTGGAACCATTCAAGGTGATTAAAAAACGATTCAGCGTTTTCCAGTTCCTGGTCGGTTCTGATGCAGGCCGGTCCTCCCAGAGCGTGCCAGATTCCCTGGACAAGGGTGGATAGAGGTTTTCGCAGCCGGTTTTCCCAGGCAGGAATGAGTACCTTTCTGACCCTGTCCAGCCGGTCCAGTCCATCCGGGCTCAACTTCCTGACTTCATCCAGACGGATGATCCTTTCCAGGATGGCCGTCTGGTCATGCGGCTGTGAAAGTCTGGACAGGTCCTTGAGATCCAGCCCGGCCCAGGGGGCTCTTAATACAGCCAGCCAGGATAATCTGTCGTTGGGTCTTAAAAGGGCTCTGGTCAGGGCCAGCAGGTCAGCCACGATCCTTTTGTCTCCAAGGGATTCTATTTCCACTGCCTGGAAGGGTATCCTTCTTTGGCGAAGTTCCCGGACGATTTCCTGGAGATGGTTCCTGGTCCTGACCAGGACAGCGATGTCTTCGTCTGGATGGGCCTTGCTGGTTTGTCTGATGATTTCCAGGACTTTTGCGGCTTCGTCTCCAGTCCGGGGGTCCACAAAGGGGTGTACCTGGACCAGTCCGCCATCGTCCTTGGCTGCAGACATGGCAGAGTATGTCACAGATCCTCTGACATGATCCTCCAGATCCTGGAAAACAGCGGGAAAGACCTGGTTGACCCATTCCACCACTGCTGGAGATGACCGGAAATTTACCTTCAGCTGGATCGGTTCCAGTAAGATTTCGCCGATGCTGTTTTGTCTGGTGTTGAGAAAAACACCCACATCGGCATCCCTGAAGGCGTAAATGGACTGCATGGGATCTCCAACAGCAAACAGGGTTCGGCCATCATCCCTGGTCCAGCCGGAGGTGAGCATGGTCAGCATCTGGTGCTGGGTTATGCTGGTGTCCTGGAATTCATCAAACAAAACATGCTTAACCTGAAAGTCCAGGCGCAGAAGCAGCTCAGAGGGGGCATCGGCATGGCCCAGGGCATTGAGGGCTGCCCTGGAAACTTCTGGATAATCAACGGTTCCATTTTGGTGCATGACCAGATGAAGCTGGGCTGCTGCCATTTTCAGGACTCTCAGCAGGGCCGAAACAGTCAGCCAGGTCTGATCTGAATATCCGGTTTCAGGCAGGTCAGACAGCCAGGCAATGGACTGTTCCAGCCCGGGGTCCTGGCTGAGGGTTTCCAAAATGGAACATATCATTTCTTTATTTTGGGCAGCCCTTTTTTTCAGGGAGGCATCCTTAAAGCTGGCGCCAGATGGAAAGCCGGTGTTTTTGTTAACCGTTCTCCGCCAGGTCCGGCTGGAGCGGGTGGTCAGCAGTTCCTGCAGTCCCAGCCACTTGCCCAGATCCCTCAGGTGGCCCTGGGGGAGGCAATCCATATCGGCCAGGGCAATGATTGGAGAATCCGGCATTTCCTGGATCAGATTGGAAGCTGCATAGCGGGCGCATTCAAGAAGCCCGGACTGCAGCTCCGGGCTCAGGCGGGCTGCCAGAAGTCTCTTTGCCTGTTCCAGCCTGCGCTGGATCTCAAGCTTTAAGTGTCCTTCCAGAAGTGTTCTCAGGTCCTGATCAGAGGAGATGGGGCTGAGAAGCCTGAGCCAGTGCTCCCTGAGTTTCAGCATGGTAATGATCAGTTCCCTGGTCTTGTTCCAGTCATTATCCAGGTGGAGCAGGACCCGGGAAAGGGATTCGTGCCAGGGAGAGTCCTTTTTCAGCTCAAGTAGGGTGTTCCTGGCTGCTTCTTCATAAAGCGTTTCAGGTTTTTCAGCCACTTTGAGGTCAGTGCCTGCGCCAGAAAAAAGAGGCATCCTGCCTGCCAGATGGAGGCAAAAGGAGTCTATGGTCCTGATCTTGAGGCGGGCTGGATTATCCAGGATATTCCAGCCCATTTTTTGATCCCTGGAAAGGGCACCGGCTGCAAGCTGCCATGTCTTTGCTGCATGGGGCTGGGAAGGCTCAGGTTCTGATCCGGCTCGAATCAGGGAGTTGACGACCCGGTTGCGCATTTCAGCTGCAGCTTTTCTGGTGAAGGTGATGGCCAGGATTTCTTCAGGATCATTTACCCGGGACAATAGCCGCAAAAATCTCTGAGTAAGGAGTTCGGTCTTGCCTGAACCGGCCGGGGCCTGGACAATAAAGGATCTTGCCGGATCAAGGGCCTGTTCACGCTGAAGGTAGTCATTCGGGGTATGATTTGCCATGGATTGTTTTGCTCTTTGGTGGAGGAGATGCTGCTGGTTGAAATCTTACGCCAAGTTACAGAAAAAATAAAGAAGAGTGAATGAAGGGCTGAGGATGATGGGAAAGGCAGGGCTTTGGTCCCTGCTTCCTGGGCAAGGCCCCAGCAACCGGTCAGGGTTTTGTTTGCTGATGATTTATGGCCTGGCGGAGTTTTTGACATCCATGTCCCGGCATCATAGATTCAAGACCTGGAAGTCGAAGGTGGAACTTATGCTTACCGCTAACCAGGAATAAAGGGAAAATGTTCATGTCTTGGAGTGAACTTCTGGATTATGACCGTGAGAATATCTGGCATCCGTATACATCCCTTACTGAACCGCTGCCTGTATATCCGGTGGATTCGGCCAGAGGAGTGCGCATCAAACTTGCCAATGGAAGGGAACTGGTGGACGGCATGTCTTCATGGTGGGCGGCCATCCACGGCTATAACCATCCTGTCATGAACAGGGCTGTCAAACGCCAGCTGGACAAGACTTCCCACGTCATGTTCGGCGGGCTGACCCACAAACCAGCGGTCAACCTGGCCATGAAACTTGAAAAGCTGCTTCCAAAAGGGCTGACCAAGTTCTTTTTTTCTGATTCAGGATCGGTTTCAGTGGAAGTGGCCCTGAAAATGGCTCTACAATACTGGAGGTCAAGGTCCAGGCCGGAAAAGATACGCTTCATGAGTCTGGAAAAGGGTTATCACGGGGATACCTTTGGAGCCATGTCGGTCTGCGACCCTGTAACTGGAATGCATACTCTTTTTTCCGGATTTCTGCCCAGCAGTATTTTTGTTCCATCCCCAGAGTCCAGCTTTGGTGAAAAGTGTCTGAACAGGGATCTGGAAAAAATCGACCAGGCCTTAAAGACCCACGGGCCAGAGACTGCCGCCTTTATTCTGGAGCCAGTGGTTCAGGGTGCCGGAGGCATGCGTATCTATTCCCCGGACTATCTGAAAAGGGTCAGGGAGCTTTGCCATGAACACGAGGTGCTGCTGGTGGCCGACGAGATAGCCACTGGTTTTGGCCGCACAGGCAAAATGTTTGCCTGTGAATATGCAGAGATAAGCCCGGACGTGATGTGCCTGGGCAAGGCCTTGACCGGAGGCTACATGAGCCTTGCCGCAACGGTCTGTACTGAAGACATTGCCAGGACCATCTGTTCTGGTTCTCCCGGGGTTTTCATGCATGGACCGACTTTTATGGGCAATCCCCTGGCCTGCTCAGCTGCCCTGGCAAGTCTGGGGCTGCTGCTGGACATGAACTGGAAGGACCGGGTTGATTCCATCGAGGCTCAGCTGAAGAAGGAACTTTATCCGTTGAAAAACTTTCCAGGAGTCCGGGATGTTAGGGTTCTGGGAGCCATTGGGGTGGTTGAGACAACCAGAAAAGTAGATGTGCGCGCTGCCCAGGAGCTGTTTGTGGAAATGGGGGTGTGGATTAGGCCATTTCTGAACCTGATTTATATAATGCCGCCATATATTATTGAGCCCCAGGATCTCAGTCTGCTGACCAGAGCCATGAAAGAGGCTCTCCATTCTATTAATCCTTGACTGAGCCGGGCTTAAGGGGCTAGGAACTGAAAATAATGATCCAAAGGTGTTTTAACAATCAAACAGGAATGCCGAGGGGTTTTGAAGATGGAACGTAAAAACTGGATTAACAAGCTGGATGAGCTGGAAGGAGATAAGCCTGCTCCCCCCAAACAGAAAAAAAATATGTCCTTTAATTTTGGCTCTGGCCAGGAGAACATGCTTAAATATGTCCTGGCTGGAGCGGGAGTGGTCATGGTGATCCTGTTGATCTCCCTGATTGCCAGGGGAGGCAGGGATTCTTCGCCTGCCGGGATGGATGAAGTCATGACCAGGCTGGAAGGTATTGAAAGGCAGATGGGTCGGATGGAAGGACAGGAAGAGGAGCGGCAAAGAATTATTTCCCAGGTGGTCATGTCTTCTCAGGATTTGAGGACCGATCTTGAGACTCAACGAGAAAACCTTGATGATCTGAGACAGAAGATTGCTGAACTGGAAAAGGTCAGGCAGCAGCCTGCTCCAAGGCCTGCTCCAGCCCCTGCTCCAGCTCCGGCCAGACAGGATCAGCCTGGGGCAGAGGACAGGATCGTTCATGAGGTCCAGCCAGGGGACAATCTGTTTCGCATCGGCCTGCAGTACAATATCTCGGTTGACCGGCTCAGGCAGCTGAACAATCTTTCTCCCAACGACTCCATTTATCCGGGTCAGAAGCTTGTAGTGGGAACAAAGAATTAGGTGAGATTCAGATTTCCAGACAGGTTTTTTGTGGCAGGCACTGATACCGGGGTGGGCAAAACCCTGGTCAGCGCCATGTTATGCCTTGGACTGGGGGCTGACTATTGGAAGCCTGTTCAGAGTGGTTCAGTTGAAGGCCTGGACAGCACA is a window from the Desulfonatronovibrio hydrogenovorans DSM 9292 genome containing:
- a CDS encoding DUF1622 domain-containing protein, which translates into the protein MFQLSDGLFKTSMYYAAMSLEILGVTVICAGVVATTGLFLYRAWIYRDMNRFYGKYRKGMGKAILLGLELLVAGDIIMTTTHGFELHHLTVLGILVLIRTFLSFSLEIEINGHLPWKRPPEAEKD
- a CDS encoding anthranilate synthase component II, which gives rise to MILLIDNFDSFTFNLVQVLQKMAVEPVVVRNDDPFVFEALEGKLEAVIISPGPSRPENAGLCLDFLTRLRPETPVLGVCLGHQILGYFAGAEVRVADRIMHGKTSLVVHDQQGMFENVPSPFEVCRYHSLVVEPGQGLGFKVGARTRENEVMALEYLDRPWMGVQFHPESILTPLGPKIVENFMRIAGVKTRQLYQEASHEYSESA
- the trpA gene encoding tryptophan synthase subunit alpha, whose translation is MKTDNILTLKIQQALNQGRSALIPFVPAGFPDKDTFRETIMELDRSGADIIEIGVPFSDPVADGPVVEKASIRCLEQGVNLTWIIEKLKSYRTRIKAGIVLMGYFNPFLQYGLERLASEADLAGVNGLIIPDLIFEEAEPYLDTFEQGNLSLVPLVGLNTPRERMQKYAGLNPAFVYLVSVLGITGTRLDADGLLKNKLAEVREVFACPAALGFGLSSREQLKPLAGQVDAVVFGSALIRHLEEGKKAGEFMAAWV
- the trpD gene encoding anthranilate phosphoribosyltransferase, which gives rise to MNIQKALNKICEKQHLDYEEGLDLFRAMFEGHLSQAQSGALLMGLRLKGETGDELGAAVQVALERARLVQGVKGVRIDTCGTGGDGRSSFNCSTAVAFFLADMGIKVVKHGNRAVSSSCGSADVVEALGLPLLDDPAKVEQELSRTNFAFLFAPHFHPSFAGIAPLRKELGIRSIFNLMGPLLNPARPTHQILGVPLESFMPIMAEVLKKNNVQSAAVVHGAEGFDELTPCGLNRVIFIRDKGLKGETIDPEALGFRLCRPRDMVCKDREEALVRQKEILRGTGPGAMQDMVALNLGLAIHLLDSKVSMPECMDQARVLVRAGLKNLRVC
- a CDS encoding indole-3-glycerol-phosphate synthase; its protein translation is MKNQMLNKFMAAKETEIKFLEKLKIRNGLPDIFKGERPDLIKELKKSGPVIIAEYKKASPSRGVINSKISARDAAAMFFQNQAGAVSVLTEEKYFQGSLDYIDPFVRTGLPVLRKDFIFHPLQIRQTAATRASALLLIVRVIQSPLELKALTELSLELGLEPVVEVFNRKELDLAVEAGARVILVNNRDLDRLEVDLNVSRNLVQDKSPDQAWICASGLEHKDQIAEFAGLGFDAFLIGTSIMAADDPGAKLRDLTS
- a CDS encoding YihY/virulence factor BrkB family protein, yielding MFRKIIEFLQTTIWRIDISNLSGFRAFLVHHLRVILVAVREFAKDDCMRRASALTYYTLLSIVPVLAMAFGIAKGFGLEDALNRQIEYYLGSHEEILEQVIGFSYSLLEETRGGLIAGIGFLFLLWSVLKVLTNIEYSFNAIWGVNQGRGWVKKITEYMSIMLIAPVVVVLSGSMTLYISTELSQIVSESRWLSFMSFVADLAPRVLPYMLIWMLFTFLLMAMPNTRVRLKPALAAGIISGTLFQLMQWAYISLQVGAVKYNAVYGSFAALPMFLIWLQLSWMIVLLGAELSFAYENVKRYIFASEIKKISLRYKQKISLLVLHQVITRFMNHGEATSLEEICQSLGLPPRLVNQVTRELLAAGLMVEISSQHDADPLYQPGLDINTITLGLALKKMDQSGTTDIPVADTKAWEKISETLDGFQELVEKSPGNILLKDL
- a CDS encoding phosphoribosylanthranilate isomerase, whose amino-acid sequence is MTGLLIKVCGLTRADDLEFCQNTGVDLTGFIFHGPSPRFMEPEQVGLMEKKNELRVGVFVDQGVDEILKTIDLARLDLVQLHGNQDINFCRAIGPDRVIRTFWPEGFTDLQDFQEELEGFSQACRYFLFDAGRSLGGHGRSISCPWLERVTSPRLYFLAGGLGPDNVGNVLELGLTGLDLNSGVESSPGIKDPEKIRQVLKLVR
- the trpB gene encoding tryptophan synthase subunit beta, whose translation is MRKGYFGNFGGQFVPELLVPPLAELERAMQDIMDQQEFKKDLEQVFAEFVGRPTPISRCANLSRDLGFDLWLKREDLAHTGAHKINNTVGQALLARHMGKACLLAETGAGQHGVATATAAAALGLKCIVFMGAVDVKRQSHNVRRMELLGARVEAVESGTRTLKDAINAALRYWIAHQQDTHYCLGSAVGPHPFPLLVRKLQSVIGEEAREQFTRQTGKLPDIVVACVGGGSNAIGVFHPFTGDKGVRLVGVEAGGQGTPDCHHSATLSKGSYGVLHGTHTYLLQTSDGQIMPSHSVAPGLDYPGVGPEHAYLKDSGRAEYQVIYDDQALEAFYLLCRREGIIPALESSHALAWVLVNKDGIKPGSVVLVNLSGRGDKDLDIVREVESQKH